The following coding sequences are from one Rathayibacter sp. SW19 window:
- a CDS encoding enoyl-CoA hydratase-related protein: protein MTEVLQSERYGGFDALVLASDANRNALSLQLLSQIAQSVEVSAAGDSRGIVLSHTGTTFCSGVDLRERRALGPDDDSHSRLLGELFLALWNYPKPLVIAVDGAVRGGGMGMLACADVVIASADSTFAYSEVRVGVAPALVMAVTLPVIAQPGILPLLLSGDTFGTDVAHRLGLVTAIDDAPRSTGMREAVARLTAAAPRAQARTKQLFRAAHEIDMAAAIRASTRESAALFTSAEAVEGMASFADRRPPSWSVTSRSSTGSTATGND, encoded by the coding sequence ATGACCGAGGTGTTGCAGTCGGAACGTTACGGTGGATTCGACGCGCTCGTGCTGGCGTCCGACGCGAATCGGAACGCCCTGTCGCTGCAGCTTCTCTCACAAATTGCGCAGAGTGTCGAAGTCAGTGCTGCAGGGGATTCCCGAGGAATCGTGCTCAGCCACACCGGAACGACGTTCTGCTCAGGCGTCGACCTGCGGGAACGTCGTGCACTCGGCCCCGATGACGATTCGCATTCGCGCCTTCTCGGCGAACTATTCTTGGCGCTCTGGAACTATCCGAAGCCGCTCGTCATCGCGGTCGACGGTGCCGTTCGCGGAGGCGGCATGGGCATGCTGGCGTGCGCCGACGTCGTCATCGCCTCCGCCGACTCGACCTTCGCATACTCGGAGGTGAGGGTCGGGGTGGCGCCCGCCCTGGTCATGGCGGTCACGCTGCCGGTGATAGCGCAACCGGGAATCCTGCCGTTGTTGCTTTCCGGTGACACCTTCGGAACCGACGTCGCGCATCGGCTCGGGCTCGTCACAGCGATCGACGATGCACCGAGGAGCACAGGGATGCGGGAAGCGGTGGCACGGTTGACCGCGGCCGCGCCACGAGCACAGGCGCGCACCAAACAGCTGTTCCGGGCCGCACATGAGATCGACATGGCGGCGGCAATCCGGGCGTCGACGCGGGAATCGGCAGCGTTGTTCACCAGCGCGGAGGCGGTCGAGGGGATGGCGTCGTTCGCGGATCGACGTCCGCCTTCGTGGTCGGTGACAAGCCGGAGCTCGACCGGCAGCACCGCGACGGGTAACGATTGA